In the genome of Henningerozyma blattae CBS 6284 chromosome 5, complete genome, one region contains:
- the TBLA0E03040 gene encoding uncharacterized protein (similar to Saccharomyces cerevisiae YML020W; ancestral locus Anc_5.554) — translation MTDNESHSVKNSLQNKPFQSDKLNNQAETEQNEYIAKVETQPVVRKTSWFRWERSSHGTSLSTSSSINATNNHNGNLIETNADTLRNNAPSRKASQNSTSIETPEFTSDTVTKHSTAEIQDPQRRRTWSFWHKNSKTNDIQGNSEIASTNDVNLADQRSIANSNSTGSDQNLEPQNPNSLTNILIPPQAYKNYLEQLKIWKENNPDSSNTNTNNSRDNKQKSKLTNTYDATILSERADESLPSANDLSINSKEIPSKSNRSDFATSANIKETSRTSHKDVYREGVHSNKDDTEPYFQPPNLVVPGLEILPVDNTWSSITNSLNNISAELKLTNRTGMPSTLSRKAPLPTLFNITEGQQRPLNILIVGVHGFFPTKIFRKVFGEPTGTSTKFINEAEAAITKYFESKDFPIKVSKIALEREGKIFDRVDYFFEVMKSWIDEINKSDYIYFAAHSQGCPVTFMLLGRLIETGLLSLDVLNYYENEEQPYKKTKKIISILAMNGINNGPFYGADQTLLVRSLRTIEQDSFMELFQFQNFESDNSKELLRTLKIVFDNDVKVTFVGTVNDQLVPLYSSMCSFIHHPNIFRATFIDKKSNTPDFITRVLKDAGILINLGYSDRSMIKEISSSLEGTLTGGGHSSAYHEWQVYDLAIKFSLETDNLKERQPLIYLPYKLDKMGTNVYRLPWCMRSFLYEVEKHLGQSELIKLQQEYNEWHPITQQEQDIKFRLAGLRSLL, via the coding sequence ATGACGGATAATGAATCACATTCTGTCAAAAACAGCTTACAAAATAAACCATTTCAAAGTgataaactaaataacCAAGCCGAAACTGAACAAAACGAGTACATTGCAAAGGTAGAGACTCAGCCCGTAGTGAGGAAAACCTCTTGGTTTAGATGGGAGCGGTCTAGTCATGGTACATCTCTTTCTACTTCAAGTTCTATTAATGCTACTAATAACCATAATGGTAATCTGATAGAAACAAACGCAGATactttaagaaataatgCACCTTCACGAAAAGCGTCACAAAATAGTACATCTATAGAAACACCGGAATTCACTTCAGATACTGTAACCAAACATAGTACGGCAGAAATCCAAGATCCACAAAGACGAAGAACTTGGTCATTCTGGCATAAAAATAGCAAAACGAATGATATACAGGGCAACTCCGAAATCGCATCCACCAATGATGTGAATCTTGCAGATCAACGATCAATTGCAAACAGCAATAGTACTGGTTCAGACCAAAATTTGGAACCTCAGAACCCGAATAGTTTAACTAATATTCTAATACCACCGCAAGCTTACAAAAACTATTTGGAACAACTTAAGATATGGAAGGAAAACAACCCAGACTCCTCAAATaccaatactaataattctcgtgataataaacaaaaaagtAAACTTACAAATACTTATGACGCTACGATTTTATCAGAAAGGGCTGATGAATCATTACCATCGGCTAATGATCTctcaataaattcaaagGAGATACCTTCGAAATCTAATCGTTCTGATTTTGCAACCAGcgcaaatattaaagaaacaTCCAGAACTAGCCATAAAGATGTATATAGAGAGGGTGTCCATTCTAATAAGGATGATACAGAACCATATTTCCAACCTCCAAATTTGGTTGTACCCGGTTTAGAAATTCTACCAGTTGATAATACATGGAGCTCAATTACCAACtctttgaataatataagCGCAGAATTAAAGTTGACAAACAGGACAGGCATGCCATCTACTTTATCAAGGAAAGCTCCACTCCcaacattatttaatattacaGAGGGACAACAGCGTccattaaatattctaatcGTTGGTGTACATGGATTTTTCCCtacaaaaatttttagaaagGTATTTGGTGAACCAACTGGAACATCAACCAAGTTTATTAATGAAGCAGAAGCTGCTATCACAAAATATTTCGAGAGTAAAGATTTCCCGATAAAAGTAAGCAAGATTGCATTAGAAAGAGAaggtaaaatatttgacaGGGTTGACTATTTTTTCGAAGTTATGAAAAGTTGGATTGATGAAATCAATAAATCTGATTACATTTATTTTGCAGCTCATTCGCAAGGATGTCCCGTAACTTTTATGCTATTGGGTAGGCTGATAGAAACGGGATTGTTATCGTTAGATGTCTTAAACtattatgaaaatgaagaacAACCATATAAAAAGACAAAGAAAATCATTTCTATTTTAGCAATGAATGGCATTAATAATGGCCCATTTTATGGTGCAGATCAAACTCTATTAGTTCGAAGTTTACGTACAATTGAACAAGATTCATTTATggaattatttcaatttcagaATTTTGAGTCAGATAATTCTAAAGAATTGTTAAGGACACTTAAGATTGTATTTGATAACGATGTTAAGGTCACATTTGTAGGAACTGTAAACGATCAACTGGTACCGTTATACTCATCAATGTGTTCGTTTATCCATCATCCAAATATATTCCGAGCCACATTCATTGACAAGAAGTCGAACACTCCTGACTTTATTACAAGGGTATTAAAAGATGCAggaattttaattaatttggGCTATTCTGACCGTTCTATGATAAAAGAGATCAGTAGCTCATTAGAAGGCACACTAACTGGAGGTGGACACTCTTCAGCATATCATGAATGGCAGGTTTATGATTTGgcaattaaattttctttggaaacagataatttaaaagaacGCCAACCGCTAATATACTTACCTTAcaaattagataaaatGGGTACAAACGTTTATAGACTCCCTTGGTGTATGCGAAGTTTCTTGTACGAAGTTGAAAAACATTTAGGCCAGTCTGAACTAATAAAACTACAACAAGAATATAATGAATGGCACCCAATAACACAACAGGAACAGGATATTAAATTTCGTTTGGCGGGGCTAAGATCATTATTATGA
- the DOT1 gene encoding histone methyltransferase DOT1 (similar to Saccharomyces cerevisiae DOT1 (YDR440W); ancestral locus Anc_5.556): MNSKNAVSQTSIGINGISNSKISNDITGLLTPNKNPITPIESESDTFVSVTLNNTVLGSSDAKASNVTKQESNIIYTPPKSQSRGASQSHPLHVINSNVSDQNITIQSTSSDFIEEYKAYDENTKLNGCNNYVLTDKYSIQDDYGKGIIPSQLNRFEDSLPLPDSNLVTKKHKRKYMGLKDLLAGADHFINFYPTTQRTKNRIPEYSVTEPNKTPKDDLVKERGINQGSEVCTAKDSFGEVSRRTRNSQLNSVDKQKETKSHFEGNTTSNSNNSTSRFANNLKALLQDANYFVDNFQYIYPDSHIDDQSDLRKSNSNRRFRKRKPLSYDENHLKRDKSKYEKDAEKDRMVLKRILNVSDTEEEKYERKKSKGELNVVIKSSKKNILEGKINKREQNKDSYVTKVSRTSKLRFPGNRMNGRHIEENQNKLTYINSIDEIKLIHQHTKKGRKRGLVLQPSKKKRSRVTNSKTERVNSRSIQGSKKGIKPKQPHFKSLISVKSRIKSSIGEHSSMTTDAQALDESNLSEGSYFIPSREYKKINRYLFNLDYLNSHLNFDKTVTNSIEVSKSMNRYKSKELNPDSIVWLKNIIYPNFEEAYFIQFNSAVSRYNPMLEIGRIVEYTFLLFLPRQYENSISDKLIENMELALENEDESLFKSCVTQYNELVESIPRHEVLKKLKLFDNMIPKTFIHDFLYIIYTRSIHPNHNKLRQYKSFSSEVYGELLPNFLSVAFEQCQMKQEHVFMDLGCGVGNCTIQASLEYGCKLSFGCEIMKNASDIAEIQYDELTKRCELFGLQLGPIEFSLRQSFLGNDRVNELLPQCDILLLNNFLFDAKLNIEVEKLIQVLKPGTKVITLRNLKPHTYHEIPADSILNRLKVEKFSLSGNCVSWTDKGIEYYISTVMETITEETKEPYIGYWKSRKGR; the protein is encoded by the coding sequence atgaactCCAAAAACGCAGTAAGTCAAACAAGCATAGGTATTAATGgcatttcaaattcaaaaatttcaaatgatattacTGGTCTATTAACACCTAATAAAAATCCTATAACGCCAATAGAAAGTGAGAGTGACACCTTTGTTAGTGTTACCCTAAACAATACTGTTTTGGGCTCAAGTGATGCTAAAGCATCTAATGTGACTAAACAAGAGtccaatattatttatactCCTCCCAAAAGTCAGTCTCGGGGTGCTTCTCAGTCACATCCATTGCACgttattaattcaaatgtctctgatcaaaatattactattCAAAGCACAAGCTCAGACTTTATTGAGGAATACAAAGCATATGATGAAAACACTAAGCTTAATGGCTGTAATAATTACGTATTGACTGATAAATATAGTATACAGGACGATTATGGGAAAGGAATAATACCTTCTCAGCTTAATCGATTTGAGGACTCTCTTCCGCTGCCTGATAGTAACTTGGTAACTAAGAAGCATAAAAGGAAGTATATGGGCTTGAAAGATTTACTAGCAGGTGCTGatcattttattaatttttatccAACAACGCAGAGAACTAAAAATCGAATTCCAGAATATTCTGTTACTGAGCCAAATAAGACTCCGAAAGATGACTTAGTAAAAGAACGCGGCATAAACCAAGGTTCAGAGGTGTGTACAGCTAAGGATAGTTTTGGAGAAGTCAGTAGACGCACCCGTAATTCACAATTAAATTCTGTAGATAAACAAAAGGAAACTAAAAGCCATTTCGAAGGAAATACTACTTCAAACTCCAATAACTCCACTAGTAGGTTTGccaataatttaaaagcTCTGCTACAAGATGCCAACTACTTTGtagataattttcaatacaTATACCCGGATTCTCACATTGATGATCAATCAGATCTCAGAAAGTCTAATAGTAATAGAAGGTTCAGAAAGAGGAAACCCCTATCCTACGATGAAAATCATTTGAAGAGAGATAAAAGTAAATATGAGAAAGATGCTGAAAAGGATAGAATGGTTCTGAAAAGAATCTTGAATGTCTCTGAtacagaagaagaaaaatatgaaagaaaaaaatcaaaggGTGAGCTAAATGTCGTGATTAAAAGCtcaaaaaagaatattttagagggtaaaataaacaaaagagaacaaaataaagataGTTATGTGACAAAAGTCTCTCGAACAAGTAAACTTCGATTCCCTGGGAATCGTATGAATGGCAGACATATCGAGGAGAATCAAAATAAGCTTACATATATTAACTCAAtagatgaaattaaattgatTCATCAGCATACGAAGAAAGGTAGGAAGAGGGGCCTAGTTTTACAGCCATCTAAAAAGAAGAGAAGTAGAGttacaaattcaaaaacaGAAAGAGTAAATAGCAGATCTATTCAAGGGAGCAAGAAGGGTATAAAGCCTAAACAGCCtcattttaaatcattaatcTCCGTGAAATCGCGAATAAAAAGTAGTATTGGAGAGCATTCTAGTATGACTACTGATGCCCAAGCTCTGGATGAATCAAACTTATCCGAAGGttcttattttattccCAGTAGggaatataaaaaaatcaataggTATCTTTTTAATCTTGACTATCTGAACtctcatttaaattttgataaaactGTTACTAACTCAATAGAGGTATCTAAGTCAATGAATCGTTACAAATCTAAGGAGCTAAATCCTGATTCTATAGTTTGGctaaagaatattatttatccCAACTTCGAAGAAGCATATTTCATTCAATTTAACAGTGCAGTGTCTAGGTATAACCCTATGCTAGAGATTGGTCGTATAGTTgaatatacttttttattatttttaccaCGTCAGTATGAAAATTCTATATCTGATAAACTTATAGAAAATATGGAACTAGCTTTAGAAAATGAGGATGAATCCCTATTTAAATCATGTGTTACACAATATAATGAACTAGTTGAGTCCATTCCTCGTCACgaagttttgaaaaaattgaaacttTTTGACAATATGATCCCAAAGACATTCATACATGATTTTTTATACATTATTTATACAAGAAGTATCCATCCAAACcataataaattaagaCAATATAAATCTTTCAGTTCTGAAGTTTATGGAGAATTACTTcctaattttttatcagtCGCATTTGAACAATGTCAGATGAAACAAGAGCATGTATTCATGGATCTTGGTTGTGGTGTCGGTAATTGTACAATTCAAGCTTCTTTAGAGTACGGTTGTAAACTAAGTTTTGGATGCgagataatgaaaaatgcAAGTGATATTGCAGAAATTCAGTATGATGAATTAACAAAAAGATGtgaattatttggattaCAGCTAGGGCCGATAGAATTTTCTTTGAGACAAAGTTTTCTTGGTAATGATAGAGTAAATGAGCTGCTACCTCAGTGTGATATTTTGTTACTAAATAATTTCCTTTTTGATgctaaattaaatatagaGGTGGAGAAGCTAATTCAAGTATTAAAGCCAGGTACTAAAGTGATCACATTACGAAACTTAAAGCCTCACACTTATCATGAAATTCCCGCTGATAGTATTTTGAATAGGTTAAAAGTAGAGAAATTTTCACTATCCGGTAATTGTGTTTCTTGGACTGATAAAGGTATCGAGTACTATATTTCAACAGTTATGGAGACAATAACAGAAGAGACAAAGGAGCCTTATATTGGATACTGGAAAAGCAGAAAGGGACGATAA
- the APT2 gene encoding adenine phosphoribosyltransferase APT2 (similar to Saccharomyces cerevisiae APT2 (YDR441C) and APT1 (YML022W); ancestral locus Anc_5.557) produces MSIEAAAKELKAALKQYPNFPKEGILFEDFLPIFTKPELFQKLIDAFKSHLNAEFPKVDYIVGLESRGFLFGPALALSMGVGFVPVRKAGKLPGTCVQATYQKEYGSDVFEMQKEAIPAGSNVVIVDDIIATGGSAAAAGELVQKVGAKLLEFDFVMELDFLKGRDKLQAPTFTLLNGQEESLKK; encoded by the coding sequence ATGTCTATCGAAGCTGCTGCCAAAGAACTAAAAGCTGCCTTAAAGCAATACCCAAACTTTCCAAAAGAaggtattttatttgaagatttcTTACCAATTTTCACTAAACcagaattatttcaaaaattgattGATGCTTTCAAATCTCATTTGAATGCTGAATTTCCAAAGGTTGATTATATTGTTGGTTTAGAATCCAGAGGTTTCTTATTTGGTCCAGCTTTGGCTTTATCCATGGGTGTTGGGTTTGTTCCAGTTAGAAAAGCCGGTAAGTTACCCGGTACTTGTGTTCAAGCAACCTACCAAAAGGAATATGGTTCTGATGTTTTTGAAATGCAAAAGGAAGCTATTCCAGCTGGATCTAATGTTGTCATCGTTGATGATATCATTGCTACAGGTGGCtctgctgctgctgctggTGAATTAGTCCAAAAGGTTGGtgctaaattattagaattcgATTTCGTCATGGAATTAGATTTCTTAAAAGGTAGAGACAAGTTGCAAGCCCCAACATTTACCTTATTAAATGGCCAAGAAGAatctttaaagaaataa